CATCATGAAGAAGGGGTCGCGCACCGGGTACTTGTCACTGCCGCACAGGGCGGTGTGCTCCAGGATGTGGGCGACACCGGAGGAGTCATGGGGCACGGTGCGCAGGGCCACCATAAAAACATTTTCCGGGTTGTCTGCGGCAATGTGCAGATGTTGGGCACCGGTGCGGCGGTGGCGGTACTCTTCCACCCGGACACCGAGGGATTCGATCTCGGCACTGGTAATCGGTTCGAAAGCAGGGTGTACGTTGCTCAAAAGACAGCTCCAGTCGGAAAGTTTTGCAGGCCGTGGCCTGCGCCGCGGACAATATTGGCCGCTATTCTAGCGCTGAGAGGTGGCGAAATGACAGTGTTGACAGGAGAGTGTTGACACCTACGCCACCGGTGCGAAACTTCATGGGTTTTATCAACGCAATAAATGTAGACGAACAGGGGGACAGGCATTGACCTGGATGGATTTCGCGAGTTTGGCGGGTTTCTGCCTGACATGGGCCGGCTATACGGTATTTGCCCGTAAAAAGGCCAAAACCGCCTGGTGCCTGGCCTCTTCCATGCAGTGGTACCGCGTGGAATGGATGCTGCGCATGCTGGAGCGGGATATGCGGATGCCCGATGCCGCCATTCTCAGTAACCTGGAGCGGGTGATCGGCTTTTTTGCGTCTACCAGCATCCTGATTCTCGCGGGTCTGGTAACAGCGCTGTCGGCCAATAGCGCCGCTGTCGAAGTTTTGAGTACGCTGCCTTTTGCCGAAGGTACCACTGTTGAGCAGTTTGAGCTCAAGGTGTTTGTGCTGATCCTGATTTACATCTTTGCGTTTTTTAACTTCACCTGGTCCCTGCGCCAGTATTCCTTTGCCAATGTCCTGTTGGGTGCTGCGCCGGCGGTGGATGAGGATGATGTATCCAGAGATGAGCGACGCCGCTACGCGATCAGTGCTGCCAAGGTGATCGACCAGGCGGGCCACAGCTACAATTACGGATTGCGGTCGTTCTATTTCTCGATGGCGGTCATGGGCTGGTTTATCCACCCGCTACTGTTTGTGGTCGGGTACCTGCTGGTCGTGCTGGTGTTGTATTTGCGAGAGTTCCGCTCGCGCACGCTGCAGGTCATTCTGGCGGCCGAGGGACGGTCCCTGGATCAGGCGCGGGACAAGTAACGGGTGCGCGACCGCAACTTTGACGATCTGGCGCATCGCTTCAAAGATCGTATTTACGGGGGCCTGAAAGGCGATATCCGCCTCGCCGTATTGAACCGGGATCTTGCGCCGTTACTGGCAGCGGGCGGCAGGCCGCTCACGGTAGTGGATGCGGGCGGTGGCCAGGGGCAGTTTGCGCTGGACCTGGCGGGCGCAGGGCACCGGGTATGGATCACCGATATCTCCGAGGCCATGTTGGCGCTCGCGGAGCAGGCTGCCATCGAGCGCGGGCTGGCATCCCGGGTGAGCCTGCACCAGATGCCATTACAGGCACTTGCCAACTCACCCGATATTCCCGCCGCTGACCTCCTGTTATGCCACGCGGTACTGGAGTGGCTGGCGGAGCCTGCGCAGGCGATCCAATCGCTTACGGAATCCGTCGTTGCCGGTGGCTACCTTTCCCTGACTTTCTACAACCGCCGGGCGCTGGAATTCCGCCTGTTACAGCGGGGCAGCCTGCGTCAGCTGGCGCGCAACCGCAACACTGAATACTGGGGCGGTCACCCCGGTAGTCTTACCCCGCAGAATCCGCTGCTGTCGGAATCGGTGTTCGATTGGATTGCACAGGCGGGGCTGACGGTCGTGGCACACAGTGGCATTCGCTGCTTTCACGATTTCATGGAACCGGAAATTCGGGCGCGATTGCCGGCGTCAGCCATTGTGGAAGAAGAATTGCGCTATTCCCGCATCGACCCATATCGGCAGATGGCGCGCTATATCCATTTACTGTGCCGAAAATCCTGACGCGTGGCAGACTCTGTCAGTCGAACTGTTTCAGCAGCAGCGCCTTTGCCGCGTTAATACGGGAAGCGAGGTAGTCGTTACCGCCGCGATCCGGGTGGAATTTCTGAATCAGCCTGCGGTGTGCGCCAATGATTTCTTCGCGCGTGGCATCGGCGGAGACACTCAGCACCTGTCGGGCTTCTGCAATGGTGAGGTTGGGCTGGTGTGGCTTCTGCTGTTGTTGGAATTGATCTTGCCCGGATTGATCAGAATCCGATTGCTGACCCTGCCGATTGTCCTTTTTTTGTTGTCGCGCCTGGGCGTGCTTTGCGATCAGTGGCGCGAGCCAGGGGATATGCCGCCCGAAAGTGCGCCACAGGCGATTGGCGATGGGGAGTATTGCGGCGATGGCGGCGCCTACCCAATGCAGGCGTCCGGAGATCGCAAGGAGAACGGCGGCCAATGCCACCGCGACCAGGGTCCACTGCACGATCAGCTTGCGCCGTTCCTGCGGTGTACTGGATTTGAATTTTTGTAGCGCCAGCCAGGCCAGAATGGCTACGGCGATCAGCAGAATCATGCGGCCCACGGGCGCTCCCTCTCAAAACAGGTCTGGCCACAAGGGTATCAGATGTCTACGCGAATGCCGACGGCGGTAAAGTTGTCGAATTCCGGCCGCGCGACAACATTGCTGTTGTCGAAGGCGTTCTCCATATAGAGCTTGACGCGTTCTGTCCAGCGATACTCAAACCCGAGATATATCTGTTGCAACTTGTATCTGTTTGCCCGCACCAGTGCGGCCTCAAACCCCGGGTCGTCGGACTCCAGCAGGTTGTGGCCACCGTAGACCGAGTAGCAGTTCTGGGGGCCCCAGCTGTAGCTGATAAAGGACTCCGAGCCCCTGGCATCGAAGAAGTTTGTGATGCCCTCTACCGAGCCCACGGGTGCCAATTGGTTGTTCTGGGAGCGCTGGTACACCAATGCAGCGTAGAGTCCGGGCTGGAATGCCCCCTTGCCATAGAAGGCGCCAACAGCGGAGGCCCAGTCGTTGCTACTTGAATTGAATGCAAACCGGTCGGAAATCAGTACCGGCTCATCACCGGAGGTGTCAAAGATGAGCCCACGTTGGCTGGCAATATCCAGTTTGACCCGGTTATAAGCCGCGCCGAAGAAAAGGCCGTCGCCGATATCGGTGCGATAGGTGAGGGAAATACCGTGGCTCAAACCGTACTCGCAATCCCCTGATGGACAGACGAGCTGCGTATCCGGCCCCTGTATGTCATCGACCATGATATCCAGGTCCGCCACATGGGCAGCGTACTGGAGACCCAGCTTGAGTTCCCCGGCGTCAAATTTCCAGCTTTTACGCCAGGCCAGCGCACTGTCGGCGCGGCCGGTGCCCGCGGGCCCTCCGTCCGAATTCAGTCCATAGGTACCGCTGGCGAGTCCACCTGACACATTGTACCAGTCGGTAATGTAGGTCACCTCGTAATAGACGCCCCATTGTTTGCCTGCTGAGAAATCCCCCCATTTTTCGTGTTTGGCGAATGCGTGCCCCTGGCGCAGATAGAGCGATTGATCTCTGTCACCCGGTTGCGCCTGCTGGTCACCCTGTATAACCAGATCCTGGGCGGAGCTGATTGCCCGGACACCCCATTCGAGGTTGAACCCAGTGTCCCAATTGTCGTAGGCGGGGATGTTCAGCCCAAAGCGGATACGGGAGGCGCCATCCTGCATTTTTGTATCGCCAAAAGTATTCACCATGTGGGCGGTAAAATAGCCCTCCATGTACAGGGTGACCTCATTGGACTGATAGATTGGCACCGCTTTGGCCGCAGAAACTGCGAGTAGCGTGGTTGCTGCCAGTGGCAGTGGGCCGACAATTATTTTGCGCATTTCCCCAAAAATCCTTTTTGAAATCTGATTGCGGGATATCTGCAAAGGTAGCCCAATCGACTGAATCGACGCACCAGAAGGCGTACACTGTGGCGGATTGGCAGGGGTTTGTTTATTTCGATGCGAATTATTTAGAATATCTGTCGAAGATTGAACGATTTATGGAATAAGACAGGAGTGCGAAACTTGGCGGATATCCGATCACTCAGCCGTCGAATGCATGGTTTAACCATCCGTAAAAATGCCCACCCCGATATGCGCAAGCTCCGGCGTGAAGCGGGGGAGGCCAGTCTGCATGGTAATAAGTTCTGGAGAAGTTCCTGTCTGACCATGGACTACCTCAAAAAGCACCCTCTTAAAAAGGGCGCCCGTGTACTGGATCTGGGGTGCGGCTGGGGACTGGGTGGTATTTACTGCGCCAAAGCTTTCGATGCGGAAGTGACGGCACTGGATGCAGACAAGAGCGTTTTCCCGTTTGCGGAATACCATGCCGAACTTAACAAGGTGGAGATTACCACCTGGCAATGCCGTTACGAGAAAGTGACCCAGAAGGAGTTGGCCAATTTTGATGCAGTGATCGGCACCGATATCTGCTTCTGGGACAAACTTGAAGCTCCACTCTACAATCTTACCCGCAGGGCGCTGCGCGCCGGCGTCGGGCGTGTCATGCTGGTCGACCCGGGGCGTTCCCCGTTTCGCAGCCTGGCACAACGGGCAGAAGAAAAGCTGGATGCACAATATTTTGAGTGGCAGACTTCGCGCCCCATGAAGGCGTCCGGCTGTATCATGTTGGCCGGAGAGTAGGCTGGCATTTCCCTGTCCCGCTATTCTTTACCCTCCAAACTGAGTTGTAGTAGCAACTACTGAGGTAACCCATGCATTACGACAAGACCCAGATCCCCACTGCAGAGGAGGCCTTGCCGGGCCGTGATACCCCTATGCCTGTCAGTGGCAAGCACTTTGTCTCAGGTCATTCCACGGTGCCGCCGTTTCCGGATGGCATGGAGCAGGCGGTTTTCGGAATGGGGTGTTTCTGGGGCGCCGAGCGGCTGTTCTGGGAGATTGAAGGCGTATACAGCACAGCAGCCGGATACAGCGGCGGCCATACGCCGAACCCCGATTATCGCGAAGTCTGTTCCGGTGGCACCGGCCATGCCGAGGTAGTGCTGGTCGTATTCGATCCTGCCAAGGTAAGTTATGAAGCGCTATTGAGACGATTCTGGGAAGAGCACGACCCCACCCAGGGTATGCGCCAGGGGAATGACCTTGGTACCCAGTACCGCTCCTGTATTTACTGTTTCAGTGACACCCAGCTGGAGCAGGCACAGGCATCACAGCGGGAATTTCAGCAGGCCTTGCAGGATAAGGGCTATGGGGGCATTACCACGGAAATCCGCCAGGCGCCGGTGTTTTATTATGCAGAGGAAGACCACCAGCAATACCTGGCGAAGAACCCCGATGGCTATTGCGGCCTGGCCGGTACCGGGGCCTGCCTGATTCGTTGATTCAGGAGGCGAGACGGGATGCGAACGCCGGTTTCAGGGTTGTGAGGCCGACGTTTGCTGATGGCGCGGGTGAAGAATCTGCGCACACCAGTCGCTCCAGCTACCGGGATACAGGCGCGCCTCGCGGCCGATCAGGTACAGGGAAAACAGGTTTACACAGGCAGTGACCCCGGAGCCGCAATAACACAGAATGTCGTCATCGGCCGGAATGCTCTGCCAGTGCTCCCGCAGCTCCGACAGCGGGCGGATGAAGCCATTTTCATTGGTCAGCAGTGCCCAGGGCTTGTTGACCGCAGTGGGGATGTGCCCGGCAATGGGGTCGATAGGTTCCTCGTTACCGGAAAAGCGCCGCGGTTCGCGTGCATCCACCAGTTGCCACGGCGGATTGTTCAGATAGGGATAAATATCATCGTGATGCAGCAGCTCGGAAGGGTGCGCGGATGCGATAAAGTCGCTTACCTGCGCCTCGTCTTTGGTGCCAGGCCCCTCCTGAACCGGTAACCCTGCATCTTTCCAGGCCTTAAAGCCGCCATTCAAAATCGCGACCTGCTGATGCCCGAAGTGCCGCAGTAACCACCAGGCTCTGGCCGCAAAGGCACAGCGTTGGTCGTCATAAACAACCACTTGAGTGTCCTTTTGAACCCCTGCACGGCGTGCGAAATCGGTAAATGCGGTTACATCCGGCAGGGGGTGGCGCCCGCCATAGCGCTGTACCGGGCCGGAAAGATCGCGGTGCAGGCTGGCATAACGCGCACCGGGGATGTGCGCTGTAGAATAGTCTCGCTCGCCGGCTTCTGTGTCGGCGAGATTGTAGCGACAGTCGAGAACGACAAGTTTGTCATTTCCCAACAGGTCCGCCAGCTCGGCAGTTTCGATCACACCCTGAAAGCTCATAGCTACTGCATTTATTTATCGTCGTTATAACGGTCAAATTAAGCGCCTGGGGAGCGTTTGTCCAGCGTTGATTGCGGACAAAAAGTGGCTGTTACCCGACTACAAGGACTCCTGCTGCCTGGGTGGAACAGCGCCGCCCTGAGGCTGCGCCGGGGTGGGTTTACGAGCAGCGGCCGGCGACTGATCCGATTGTGGGGGCACGGTTTCTTCTTCGACTGGCAGGGCCTGGTCCGCTTGCTTGCGCATTTCGGCGAGTTTCTGCTCCAGCTCCTTTTGTCGGGCAAGCTCTTCGTTGCGGCATGTGATTGCGTCGTCCACCACCGCCTGTTGCGGGTCATCCAGAAATTGGGCCGCAGCCTTTTCCGCACAATCGCTGGCCGAGATCACATCGTGGGCGAGTTCCGGGAACAGCAGCCACTGGTGGTGGGGCAATTTGCGGCCGGACTTCTCCGCATCCCGGGCCGAAAGTACCGGATCCAGGCCCCCATGCATAATCAGCGTCGGCACCGGTGTGGTGATCGGTTGCGACTCCCGCATCGAGGCTGAGGGTATCGCCCAGATACGACACTGTACCTGCATCAAATCAATGTCCGAGCGCACCGATCCACCCAGTATGCCGCTGTTGGCGGCAGTACTCCGGGCCTGATCAAAATCCACGAACGGCGCCTCTTCATAGCAGAAGTGGCTGATGCCGGCGGCATCACCGAAGTTGGGGTCGAGCACGAGCCCCATAAAGCTGGCGATGGAGGATTTCAGTAGCGTGGCCTGGCCGGACTCCAGTTCCTGAATGATGGCCGGCAGTTGCCGGTAAAAACTCTCATTGTAGAGTGCCTGAAACAGTACGCGCAGCAGGCGTTGTCCGGTAAGCACGAAGGGGTAGGGGCCGTCGGGTTGGATATTGCTGGTCTCTACTGTCAGCGGTTCTTCATCCAATATCTGTACCAGTGCTTCCAGGCGTTGTTTCAGGTCGGGGTATTCTTTCGCGCACGTCTTGTCTTTGCTGCAGTAGTCGAGGCCCCGTTGATACGCAGCGATTACATCTTGCGGTAATTGCTGGGTGTAAATGATTTCAGGGAAAACTGCGCTGTTAAGCACCATGGCACGGACCGTATCGGGGAAGTCACGGGCCACGGTAAGTGCGTATCGGCTGGCATAGGAGACGCCGTACAGGTTGAGCTTGGGGACGCCGATGGCCCGGCGCAACGCTTCGATATCTGCGGCAATAGCGCTGCTATTGTAGTGTGCCAGGTCGGCAGTTTTGCTCAGGCGGCTGTAACACCGCTCCATACTGTAGGTGAATACCCGGGACTCTTCATCGGTGCTGAGGTTGCGGGTAAAGGCCAGGTTCGCATCTTCGATAAATTCCGTGCAGGACAGTTTGGGGGTCGCCATACCTGTACCGCGCGGGTCGATCACGATCAGGTCGCGGCCGTCATCCACGCTCATGTCGGCATAGTTTGCCCATAACCAGTCACTGACATTTTCAGCTTCCAGCCCCATGCTGGCGCCGGGACCGCCGGCGCCCAAGTGGAGCAGCGGCTCTTTATCCGGGTCGGTGATGTTGGCAAAAAAACGTACCACTGGAAACTGAATGCGTCGTCCGGCCGGTTTCTGATGATTTTCCGGTACCTCCATCATGTAACACTGGGTGGTCGGCCAGTCGCGCTCGGTATCAAACCAGCAGGGCTTGGGGATCAGGCGACTGGGCTCGGCGACCACCGTTTTCCCGTCACTTTCTGACGCTTTCTGTTCACAGCCGGTGGTAACGGACAGCAAGACGGTGATACCAGCGGCATAAAATACCCCGCGGCAGTATCTGGCGCAGTTACCGTGCAGTGTGGTCAGGGCGTGAAAGAGCAGTCTGGTGGCTGGTGAGCTTGTGGCGCGCACGTCTCGTCCTTACTTCAAGTTGGCCAAACGGCCGGTGGATAGGCTTTGGTGGCCGGTCAGTGGGAGCGCATGCGGGCAATGGGCGCAGACAGGTTCCAGCGCAGTGCGGCAAGGCGGATTCCCAGGGTAACCAGTACCGCGATGGCGACCACGGCCTCACCGGGCAGCACATCAAGATCGTTCAGTATTACCAGAGTGGCGGCGCCGCTCAAGGCCGCAGTGGCATAAATTTCCCGGCGCAGCAGCAGGGGGATGTCGCCGCAGAGAATGTCCCGGATCAGCCCCCCGAAAGTCCCCGTCATCACCCCCATGACCATGGCGATCGCCGGGGTGTGGCCGAGGGCGAGGACTTTCTGGGTGCCGATCACCACAAACACCGCCAGCCCGGCGGCATCGGCGATCATCAGCAGGCGCATGGGGACCTGCAGGTAGCGAATCAGATAGAAACTGATGACCCCGGTGGCTGCGGCGATCCACAGGTAGTAGCTCTCGGCGAGCCAGAATACCGGCACGTTGAGAATCATATCCCGCGTGGTGCCACCGCCGGTGGCGGTAACACAGGCCAGCACTACTGCACCAAATAGATCCATCTGCTTGTGACCGGCCGCCAAGACGCCGGTGAAGGCGAAGACGACAATGCCGATCAGGTCAAACCATTGCAGCAGTGTTTCCATAAATGAGAGATCCCGGTCTAAAAGAAGCGATGCCAGTTTAGTTCAGCCCGGATTATGCGTTTTTGTATTTGATTAAGCGATAGTCAATGGGAAGGTGCGTCTACCGGGGACAGCTTTGCGAGACCTTCTGCGAGAGGGATCTCGCAGTAGAGCCCCCAGGGATGGGTGTACGGCGTGTCTTGCAAAGCTGTCCCCGGTAGACGTACCGCCACGGAATCTGAAGAAAGCACAGCGTGAGAGGGGAAATGACACTCGCGGCAATTGGTAAAACGCCGCGAGTACCGGAGGGAAAGGGGGTTAGAAGAATGCCTGCAGACCGGTCTGAGCACGGCCGAGGATCAGTGCGTGTACATCGTGCGTACCTTCGTAGGTATTGACCGCTTCCAGGTTCATCACATGGCGAATCACATGGAATTCGTCGGCAATACCGTTGCCGCCGTGCATATCGCGGGCCGTGCGGGCAATATCCAGCGCCTTGCCACAGTTATTGCGCTTGATCAGCGAAATCATGGTCGGATCAAAGTGCTTTTTCTGTTCGTCCATAATGCGGCCTACGCGCAGGGAACCCTGCAGGCCCAACGCGATTTCCGTCTGCATATCTGCCAGTTTCTTCTGGAACAGCTGAGTCTGCGCCAGCGGGCGGTCAAACTGCTTGCGGTCGAGGCCATACTGACGCGCTGCGTGCCAGCAGTACTCCGCCGCCCCCATTGCGCCCCAGGAGATGCCATAACGGGCGCGATTCAGGCAGCCGAAGGGGCCGCGCAGGCCTTTGATATCCGGGAAGCGGTTGTCTTCCGGCACGAATACATTGTCCATTACAATTTCGCCGGTAATGGAGGCGCGCAGGGAGAACTTGCCTTCGATCTTCGGTGCACTCAGGCCCTCCATGCCTTTTTCCAGCACAAAGCCGCGGATATCGCCCTCATCATCCTTCGCCCACACCACGAAGACATCGGCGATCGGGCTGTTGGTGATCCACATTTTTGAGCCGTTCAGGCGATAGCCGCCGTCTACTTTTTTCGCCCGGGTTTTCATGCCGCCGGGATCGGAACCAGCATCGGGCTCGGTGAGGCCGAAGCAGCCTACCCATTCGCCGGTCGCCAGCCTGGGCAGGTACTTTTCCTTCTGCGCTTCGCTGCCATAGGCGTAAATCGGGTGCATTACCAGGCTGGACTGCACGCTCATGGCGGAGCGGTAGCCTGAGTCCACCCGTTCCACTTCCCGCGCGACCAGGCCGTAGGAGACATAGTTCAGGCCGGCACAGCCGTAACCGTCAATGGTAGATCCCAGCAGGCCCAACGCTCCCATCTCTTCCATGATCTCGCGGTCGAATATCTCGTGCCGGTTGGCCTCGAGGACCCGCGGCATCAACTTCGACTGGCAGTACTCCCGTGCGGTGTCACGGATCATGCGCTCTTCGTCGCTCAATTGCTGATCCAGCAACAGTATGTCGTCCCAGTGCAAAAGAGGCTGGTTTTTACTCATGTTTGGTTCCTTAGCATCATGTGGCTGGCGAGTACTCGCCGTGCGATCTTCATTTTTATTGGCCGGTCAACCAGATAGCATGATAACCAACAGACCCATCGGCCACAGCGCTATCGGGCGTTTTCCCGGAAAGTCAGAGAAATCTCCGGTAGGGTAGTTATAGGAGCGCAGACTATCCGCTTACAAACGTAAACTACCGTAAATCCTCTTGCGCCTGCTCAGACGGGATCCATAATTGGCTCAATAATTTATATGCCAAAAAGTTATTGAGAGTCTCAAGTTGTCTTTACGACGCGCCATTGTCCTTTTCCCGGTTTTCCTGCTGTCAGCCTGTGCCAGCCAGCCTCTGCCTACCGAGGTTCCCGCAGCCGCGCTCGGGTTGCCGCCCGCGTTCCGTGTCAGCGGCGAGATGCCGGTGGATATGCGCTGGTGGCAGAGTTTTGGTGATCCGCAGATGACCCGGTTGGTGGAGCAGGCTTTGCAAGCCAATCCCGATCTGCAGGCTACCTACTGGCGCCTGCAGCAGGCGGATGCGGCGGCAGATCGCGCCCGTGCCGGGTTCTGGCCGCGGTTGACGGGGAGTCTGGAGAACACCGAGCAGCGCCGTGCCTCCAACAATAGCTTCGACTTTTCCGAAGGGGAAAACGAGGGCAATAGCTGGAGCGGTAGTCTGGCCGCAAGCTATGAAGTGGATCTGTGGGGACGCGTACGCAGTGGCGCTCGCGCTGCGGAGGCCAATCGACTGGGCCAGGAGGATGCGCTTCAGACCGCTGCGCTCACCCTGGCAGCAGAGGTTGCCGGTGTTTGGATGCAGCTACAGGAGCAGCGCGGCCAGGTACAGTTGCTGCAGGAACAGCTTGAACTGAACCGCAAAACGCTTCAGGCCCTGGGGTTGCGATTCGGCAGCGGTGTCAGTACCGCGGCGGATGTATTGCAGCAGCGCCAGCTGGTAGAGCAGTCCCGGCAGGAATTGGATCAGGCACGCGCGGATGCCGCGGTGCTTGAGGTCCAGCTCGCTGCGCTGTTGGGCGTAGCTCCGCACAACCTTCCCGACTACAGCACAGCCACGGGCGTGCTACCCGCACTGCCGGCCATGCCGGAGACCGGTGTACCCGCGGACTTGTTGCTGCGCCGCCCCGATGTCCGTCAGGCCCAGCGCGCTCTGTTACAGGGGCAC
The Microbulbifer celer DNA segment above includes these coding regions:
- a CDS encoding DUF599 domain-containing protein, which gives rise to MDFASLAGFCLTWAGYTVFARKKAKTAWCLASSMQWYRVEWMLRMLERDMRMPDAAILSNLERVIGFFASTSILILAGLVTALSANSAAVEVLSTLPFAEGTTVEQFELKVFVLILIYIFAFFNFTWSLRQYSFANVLLGAAPAVDEDDVSRDERRRYAISAAKVIDQAGHSYNYGLRSFYFSMAVMGWFIHPLLFVVGYLLVVLVLYLREFRSRTLQVILAAEGRSLDQARDK
- a CDS encoding methyltransferase domain-containing protein, coding for MRDRNFDDLAHRFKDRIYGGLKGDIRLAVLNRDLAPLLAAGGRPLTVVDAGGGQGQFALDLAGAGHRVWITDISEAMLALAEQAAIERGLASRVSLHQMPLQALANSPDIPAADLLLCHAVLEWLAEPAQAIQSLTESVVAGGYLSLTFYNRRALEFRLLQRGSLRQLARNRNTEYWGGHPGSLTPQNPLLSESVFDWIAQAGLTVVAHSGIRCFHDFMEPEIRARLPASAIVEEELRYSRIDPYRQMARYIHLLCRKS
- a CDS encoding J domain-containing protein → MILLIAVAILAWLALQKFKSSTPQERRKLIVQWTLVAVALAAVLLAISGRLHWVGAAIAAILPIANRLWRTFGRHIPWLAPLIAKHAQARQQKKDNRQGQQSDSDQSGQDQFQQQQKPHQPNLTIAEARQVLSVSADATREEIIGAHRRLIQKFHPDRGGNDYLASRINAAKALLLKQFD
- a CDS encoding porin, producing MRKIIVGPLPLAATTLLAVSAAKAVPIYQSNEVTLYMEGYFTAHMVNTFGDTKMQDGASRIRFGLNIPAYDNWDTGFNLEWGVRAISSAQDLVIQGDQQAQPGDRDQSLYLRQGHAFAKHEKWGDFSAGKQWGVYYEVTYITDWYNVSGGLASGTYGLNSDGGPAGTGRADSALAWRKSWKFDAGELKLGLQYAAHVADLDIMVDDIQGPDTQLVCPSGDCEYGLSHGISLTYRTDIGDGLFFGAAYNRVKLDIASQRGLIFDTSGDEPVLISDRFAFNSSSNDWASAVGAFYGKGAFQPGLYAALVYQRSQNNQLAPVGSVEGITNFFDARGSESFISYSWGPQNCYSVYGGHNLLESDDPGFEAALVRANRYKLQQIYLGFEYRWTERVKLYMENAFDNSNVVARPEFDNFTAVGIRVDI
- a CDS encoding class I SAM-dependent methyltransferase codes for the protein MADIRSLSRRMHGLTIRKNAHPDMRKLRREAGEASLHGNKFWRSSCLTMDYLKKHPLKKGARVLDLGCGWGLGGIYCAKAFDAEVTALDADKSVFPFAEYHAELNKVEITTWQCRYEKVTQKELANFDAVIGTDICFWDKLEAPLYNLTRRALRAGVGRVMLVDPGRSPFRSLAQRAEEKLDAQYFEWQTSRPMKASGCIMLAGE
- the msrA gene encoding peptide-methionine (S)-S-oxide reductase MsrA: MHYDKTQIPTAEEALPGRDTPMPVSGKHFVSGHSTVPPFPDGMEQAVFGMGCFWGAERLFWEIEGVYSTAAGYSGGHTPNPDYREVCSGGTGHAEVVLVVFDPAKVSYEALLRRFWEEHDPTQGMRQGNDLGTQYRSCIYCFSDTQLEQAQASQREFQQALQDKGYGGITTEIRQAPVFYYAEEDHQQYLAKNPDGYCGLAGTGACLIR
- a CDS encoding sulfurtransferase, with the translated sequence MSFQGVIETAELADLLGNDKLVVLDCRYNLADTEAGERDYSTAHIPGARYASLHRDLSGPVQRYGGRHPLPDVTAFTDFARRAGVQKDTQVVVYDDQRCAFAARAWWLLRHFGHQQVAILNGGFKAWKDAGLPVQEGPGTKDEAQVSDFIASAHPSELLHHDDIYPYLNNPPWQLVDAREPRRFSGNEEPIDPIAGHIPTAVNKPWALLTNENGFIRPLSELREHWQSIPADDDILCYCGSGVTACVNLFSLYLIGREARLYPGSWSDWCAQILHPRHQQTSASQP
- a CDS encoding alpha/beta fold hydrolase → MRATSSPATRLLFHALTTLHGNCARYCRGVFYAAGITVLLSVTTGCEQKASESDGKTVVAEPSRLIPKPCWFDTERDWPTTQCYMMEVPENHQKPAGRRIQFPVVRFFANITDPDKEPLLHLGAGGPGASMGLEAENVSDWLWANYADMSVDDGRDLIVIDPRGTGMATPKLSCTEFIEDANLAFTRNLSTDEESRVFTYSMERCYSRLSKTADLAHYNSSAIAADIEALRRAIGVPKLNLYGVSYASRYALTVARDFPDTVRAMVLNSAVFPEIIYTQQLPQDVIAAYQRGLDYCSKDKTCAKEYPDLKQRLEALVQILDEEPLTVETSNIQPDGPYPFVLTGQRLLRVLFQALYNESFYRQLPAIIQELESGQATLLKSSIASFMGLVLDPNFGDAAGISHFCYEEAPFVDFDQARSTAANSGILGGSVRSDIDLMQVQCRIWAIPSASMRESQPITTPVPTLIMHGGLDPVLSARDAEKSGRKLPHHQWLLFPELAHDVISASDCAEKAAAQFLDDPQQAVVDDAITCRNEELARQKELEQKLAEMRKQADQALPVEEETVPPQSDQSPAAARKPTPAQPQGGAVPPRQQESL
- a CDS encoding trimeric intracellular cation channel family protein, producing METLLQWFDLIGIVVFAFTGVLAAGHKQMDLFGAVVLACVTATGGGTTRDMILNVPVFWLAESYYLWIAAATGVISFYLIRYLQVPMRLLMIADAAGLAVFVVIGTQKVLALGHTPAIAMVMGVMTGTFGGLIRDILCGDIPLLLRREIYATAALSGAATLVILNDLDVLPGEAVVAIAVLVTLGIRLAALRWNLSAPIARMRSH
- a CDS encoding acyl-CoA dehydrogenase — translated: MSKNQPLLHWDDILLLDQQLSDEERMIRDTAREYCQSKLMPRVLEANRHEIFDREIMEEMGALGLLGSTIDGYGCAGLNYVSYGLVAREVERVDSGYRSAMSVQSSLVMHPIYAYGSEAQKEKYLPRLATGEWVGCFGLTEPDAGSDPGGMKTRAKKVDGGYRLNGSKMWITNSPIADVFVVWAKDDEGDIRGFVLEKGMEGLSAPKIEGKFSLRASITGEIVMDNVFVPEDNRFPDIKGLRGPFGCLNRARYGISWGAMGAAEYCWHAARQYGLDRKQFDRPLAQTQLFQKKLADMQTEIALGLQGSLRVGRIMDEQKKHFDPTMISLIKRNNCGKALDIARTARDMHGGNGIADEFHVIRHVMNLEAVNTYEGTHDVHALILGRAQTGLQAFF
- a CDS encoding efflux transporter outer membrane subunit gives rise to the protein MSLRRAIVLFPVFLLSACASQPLPTEVPAAALGLPPAFRVSGEMPVDMRWWQSFGDPQMTRLVEQALQANPDLQATYWRLQQADAAADRARAGFWPRLTGSLENTEQRRASNNSFDFSEGENEGNSWSGSLAASYEVDLWGRVRSGARAAEANRLGQEDALQTAALTLAAEVAGVWMQLQEQRGQVQLLQEQLELNRKTLQALGLRFGSGVSTAADVLQQRQLVEQSRQELDQARADAAVLEVQLAALLGVAPHNLPDYSTATGVLPALPAMPETGVPADLLLRRPDVRQAQRALLQGHYLANQAWAERLPSLNLSLFFSGGGTALSDIAENWLANLTAAVDGVIFDGGALAADQRQQEAVEQERWVAYRNTVMQALSEVEQALINERAIQTRIEHLQERTALADQITLRQRRAYTRGAVDFLNVLSATDNQQSLKRQLLTARRELLENRVTLYRALSGGVPADNLPHPPALQLEVYRVEES